From Candoia aspera isolate rCanAsp1 chromosome 8, rCanAsp1.hap2, whole genome shotgun sequence, a single genomic window includes:
- the CCNA2 gene encoding cyclin-A2 isoform X1 — protein sequence MLTGTQVDLENQENVPPGAKEVPQVAGAPGHRMALGLLQANHRRSTQPQVPLSQIPWSTNDENYLGVPIGKMGNKQPAFTIHLDEPDSRRQKKHMSSKKTSPNEEAIGLKAAVASMGTRKPLTPIDNPMDLSSGSLSIMDMSIVQEAEQKINVNHVPDYIEDIYKYLREMEVKCKPKVGYMKKQPDITNNMRAILVDWLVEVGEEYKLQNETLHLAVNYIDRFLSSMSVLRGKLQLVGTAAMLLASKFEEIYPPEVAEFVYITDDTYTKKQVLRMEHLVLKVLSFDLAAPTINQFLSQYFLHQPASSLVENLAMYLGELSLIDADTYLKYLPSVIAAAAFHIANYAVSGKTWTDSLAKVTGYTTESIKPCLLDLHKTYCRAAQHTQQSVREKYKTVKYHAVSLIDPPETLDLL from the exons ATGCTGACCGGCACCCAAGTGGATCTGGAGAACCAGGAAAATGTGCCTCCGGGGGCAAAAGAGGTCCCCCAGGTTGCGGGTGCTCCTGGACACCGAATGGCGCTGGGGCTTTTGCAAGCGAATCACCGCCGCTCGACCCAGCCGCAG gtTCCCCTTAGTCAAATACCGTGGAGTACAAATGATGAGAATTATCTTGGTGTCCCCATTGGTAAAATGGGAAACAAACAGCCTGCCTTTACTATCCACTTGGATGAACCTGATAGCAGGAGACAAAAGAAACATATGTCCAGCAAAAAGACCTCACCCAATGAAGAGGCTATAGGCTTGAAGGCAGCTGTTGCTTCAATGGGAACCAGAAAACCTCTAACACCTATAGACAATCCAATGGATCTTAGCTCAG GGTCACTGAGTATTATGGATATGTCAATAGTCCAAGAAGCAGAACAGAAAATTAATGTTAACCATGTCCCAGACTATATTGAGGATATCTATAAGTATCTTAGAGAAATGGAG GTGAAATGCAAACCAAAAGTGGGTTATATGAAGAAACAGCCAGATATTACAAATAATATGCGGGCTATTCTTGTGGACTGGCTAGTGGAAGTTGGTGAAGAATACAAACTACAAAATGAAACTTTGCATTTGGCTGTAAATTACATTGATAGGTTTCTGTCTTCAATGTCAGTGCTACGAGGAAAGCTTCAGCTTGTGGGAACTGCAGCTATGCTGTTGGCATC AAAGTTTGAAGAAATCTACCCTCCAGAAGTAGCAGAATTTGTTTATATCACAGATGACACTTACACAAAGAAACAAGTTCTCAGAATGGAGCACTTAGTCCTAAAAGTCTTGTCATTTGATCTGGCAGCTCCTACAATAAATCAGTTCCTTTCTCAATACTTCTTACACCAGCCAGCCAGCTCCCTAGTGGAAAACTTGGCAATG TACTTGGGTGAACTGAGTTTAATTGATGCAGACACATATCTGAAATATTTGCCATCAGTAATTGCTGCAGCAGCATTTCATATAGCAAACTATGCAGTTTCTGGGAAAACCTGG ACGGATTCTCTTGCTAAAGTGACGGGATATACAACTGAAAGTATTAAGCCTTGTCTCCTAGACCTCCACAAGACCTACTGCAGGGCAGCACAGCATACACAACAGTCTGTAAGAGAGAAATACAAGACTGTAAA ATACCATGCAGTGTCGCTCATTGACCCACCAGAGACACTAGATTTATTATAA
- the CCNA2 gene encoding cyclin-A2 isoform X2 encodes MLTGTQVDLENQENVPPGAKEVPQVAGAPGHRMALGLLQANHRRSTQPQVPLSQIPWSTNDENYLGVPIGKMGNKQPAFTIHLDEPDSRRQKKHMSSKKTSPNEEAIGLKAAVASMGTRKPLTPIDNPMDLSSGSLSIMDMSIVQEAEQKINVNHVPDYIEDIYKYLREMEVKCKPKVGYMKKQPDITNNMRAILVDWLVEVGEEYKLQNETLHLAVNYIDRFLSSMSVLRGKLQLVGTAAMLLASKFEEIYPPEVAEFVYITDDTYTKKQVLRMEHLVLKVLSFDLAAPTINQFLSQYFLHQPASSLVENLAMTDSLAKVTGYTTESIKPCLLDLHKTYCRAAQHTQQSVREKYKTVKYHAVSLIDPPETLDLL; translated from the exons ATGCTGACCGGCACCCAAGTGGATCTGGAGAACCAGGAAAATGTGCCTCCGGGGGCAAAAGAGGTCCCCCAGGTTGCGGGTGCTCCTGGACACCGAATGGCGCTGGGGCTTTTGCAAGCGAATCACCGCCGCTCGACCCAGCCGCAG gtTCCCCTTAGTCAAATACCGTGGAGTACAAATGATGAGAATTATCTTGGTGTCCCCATTGGTAAAATGGGAAACAAACAGCCTGCCTTTACTATCCACTTGGATGAACCTGATAGCAGGAGACAAAAGAAACATATGTCCAGCAAAAAGACCTCACCCAATGAAGAGGCTATAGGCTTGAAGGCAGCTGTTGCTTCAATGGGAACCAGAAAACCTCTAACACCTATAGACAATCCAATGGATCTTAGCTCAG GGTCACTGAGTATTATGGATATGTCAATAGTCCAAGAAGCAGAACAGAAAATTAATGTTAACCATGTCCCAGACTATATTGAGGATATCTATAAGTATCTTAGAGAAATGGAG GTGAAATGCAAACCAAAAGTGGGTTATATGAAGAAACAGCCAGATATTACAAATAATATGCGGGCTATTCTTGTGGACTGGCTAGTGGAAGTTGGTGAAGAATACAAACTACAAAATGAAACTTTGCATTTGGCTGTAAATTACATTGATAGGTTTCTGTCTTCAATGTCAGTGCTACGAGGAAAGCTTCAGCTTGTGGGAACTGCAGCTATGCTGTTGGCATC AAAGTTTGAAGAAATCTACCCTCCAGAAGTAGCAGAATTTGTTTATATCACAGATGACACTTACACAAAGAAACAAGTTCTCAGAATGGAGCACTTAGTCCTAAAAGTCTTGTCATTTGATCTGGCAGCTCCTACAATAAATCAGTTCCTTTCTCAATACTTCTTACACCAGCCAGCCAGCTCCCTAGTGGAAAACTTGGCAATG ACGGATTCTCTTGCTAAAGTGACGGGATATACAACTGAAAGTATTAAGCCTTGTCTCCTAGACCTCCACAAGACCTACTGCAGGGCAGCACAGCATACACAACAGTCTGTAAGAGAGAAATACAAGACTGTAAA ATACCATGCAGTGTCGCTCATTGACCCACCAGAGACACTAGATTTATTATAA